From a single Alloactinosynnema sp. L-07 genomic region:
- a CDS encoding helix-turn-helix transcriptional regulator produces MDGRNATARSRELGDELKRARQLQGLKGRELARLIGWTETKISRVETGKIPCSEVDAAIYLAFCRVTPKELDRIVELCSGDEDGTWLRHHGEKLPDQLRTLVLHETTASAIYSLELNRIPGLLQTEDYARSMMREARMVPEPGIEPRVQARMERQILLKRRVPPEFTFYIHENALRLPVGGAQVMHEQMLHLLFVASRQFCSIQVVPEAAGAHAGLAGPFRLMQYTDQQPVICVETQNRSMFMESQTDIATYWLILGNLAEVALSVKESRSVLASYASRYDRTEASSHGDGVA; encoded by the coding sequence ATGGACGGGCGCAACGCGACGGCGCGAAGCCGTGAACTAGGGGACGAGCTGAAGCGGGCTCGGCAGCTGCAAGGGCTGAAGGGGCGTGAGCTGGCGAGGCTGATCGGGTGGACGGAGACGAAGATCTCCCGGGTGGAGACGGGGAAGATTCCGTGCAGTGAGGTGGATGCGGCGATCTACTTGGCGTTCTGCCGAGTGACGCCGAAGGAGTTGGACCGGATCGTAGAGCTGTGCAGCGGCGACGAAGACGGCACCTGGTTGCGGCATCACGGCGAGAAGCTGCCCGACCAACTCCGCACCCTCGTTCTGCATGAGACCACCGCATCTGCGATCTACTCTTTGGAACTCAACCGGATTCCGGGCCTGTTGCAGACCGAGGACTACGCCCGGTCGATGATGCGCGAGGCTCGCATGGTTCCCGAGCCGGGTATCGAGCCGCGAGTGCAGGCGCGCATGGAACGCCAGATCTTGCTCAAGCGGAGGGTGCCGCCCGAGTTCACGTTCTATATCCACGAGAACGCACTGCGGCTCCCGGTTGGCGGGGCGCAAGTGATGCACGAGCAGATGCTTCACCTGCTGTTCGTGGCTTCCAGGCAGTTTTGCTCGATCCAGGTCGTTCCCGAAGCAGCAGGTGCGCACGCGGGACTGGCCGGGCCGTTCAGGTTGATGCAGTACACCGATCAACAGCCGGTGATCTGTGTGGAAACCCAGAACCGCAGCATGTTCATGGAGAGTCAGACCGATATCGCCACGTACTGGCTGATTCTCGGCAACCTCGCTGAGGTTGCGCTGAGTGTGAAAGAATCACGTTCGGTGCTTGCGTCGTACGCAAGCAGGTACGACCGGACGGAAGCGAGCAGTCATGGGGACGGCGTGGCGTAA
- a CDS encoding RNA polymerase sigma factor — protein MTAIQAGDRDAFAAMYDRYADHLYDFCVGVLRDKHDAEDAVQDTFALAVQQLGQLDMHLRHGSEGADLGEALGVSEDHA, from the coding sequence GTGACCGCCATCCAGGCGGGCGACCGCGACGCGTTCGCCGCGATGTATGACCGCTACGCCGACCACCTCTACGACTTCTGCGTCGGCGTGCTGCGCGACAAGCACGACGCCGAGGACGCGGTGCAGGACACCTTCGCCCTCGCGGTCCAGCAGCTGGGGCAGCTGGATATGCACCTGCGCCACGGTTCGGAGGGCGCCGACCTCGGCGAGGCGCTTGGCGTGAGTGAGGACCATGCCTAG
- the dapB gene encoding 4-hydroxy-tetrahydrodipicolinate reductase codes for MTQPRSEDNPIRVGVLGARGRMGAEVCRAVEAAGDMEVVAMVDTGDWMFDIADAGAEVVVDFTHPDVVMDNLRFCIDQDIRAVIGTSGFDDTKLATVRQWLEPKPELGVLIAPNFALGAVLTMRFAQLAAKYYDTVEIIELHHNRKADAPSGTAAHTARLVAQARTAAGLGEIPDATTSEMDGARGALVDDIRVHSVRLGGLVAHQEVLFGGEGETLTIRHDSLDRKSFMPGVLHGVRAILDHSGLVMGLENLLDI; via the coding sequence GTGACCCAGCCCCGTTCGGAAGACAACCCCATCCGCGTCGGCGTCCTCGGCGCACGAGGCCGCATGGGCGCCGAGGTGTGCCGCGCGGTCGAGGCGGCCGGTGACATGGAAGTCGTCGCCATGGTCGACACCGGGGACTGGATGTTCGACATCGCCGACGCGGGCGCGGAGGTCGTCGTCGACTTCACCCACCCCGACGTGGTGATGGACAACCTGCGCTTCTGCATCGACCAGGACATCCGGGCCGTCATCGGCACCAGCGGCTTCGACGACACCAAGCTCGCCACGGTCAGGCAGTGGCTGGAGCCCAAGCCGGAACTCGGCGTGCTGATCGCCCCGAACTTCGCCCTCGGCGCGGTCCTGACGATGCGGTTCGCCCAGCTCGCGGCCAAGTACTACGACACCGTCGAGATCATCGAACTGCACCACAACCGCAAGGCCGACGCGCCCTCCGGCACTGCCGCGCACACCGCGCGCCTGGTCGCCCAGGCCCGTACGGCGGCCGGCCTCGGGGAGATCCCGGACGCCACGACGTCCGAAATGGACGGTGCGCGCGGCGCGCTGGTCGATGACATCCGGGTGCACTCGGTCCGCCTCGGCGGCTTGGTGGCGCACCAGGAAGTCCTCTTCGGCGGCGAAGGCGAGACGCTGACGATCCGCCACGACTCGCTGGACCGCAAGTCCTTCATGCCGGGCGTGCTGCACGGCGTGCGGGCCATCCTCGACCACTCCGGGCTTGTCATGGGCCTGGAGAACTTGCTCGACATCTAG
- a CDS encoding M16 family metallopeptidase, translating into MSERSTAAASALLSARGRSAKVQGHLQKPGSTLTLENSADAIVKRTLLPGGMRVITEQVPGVRSASVGIWVQVGSRDEPNAVAGAAHYLEHLLFKGTAKRTAAQIAEEIDAVGGELNAFTAKEHTCYYAHVLDEDLPLAMDLVSDVVFDALCAESDVETERNVVLEEIAMRDDDPEDLLHDAFCSALLADHPLGRPVLGTEQSITDMSRSALNGFYRRRYTMPKMVLAVAGNVSHTHVLSLVRKGLRNRLTGDKAPVAPRAGRARLSSAPRLVLHTDDTEQAHLMLGVRALDRHDDRRFTLSVLNAALGGGMSSRLFQEVRERRGLAYQVYSSVASYADTGHLSVYAGCQPDRLGQVAGVVRDVLGQVARDGFTDAEVARGKGQLRGGMVLGLEDVSSRMSRIGKSELAYADYLSVEQTLERIAAVTVEDVAKLARELLARPLAAAVVGPYAHTDDVPVELHEVTK; encoded by the coding sequence GTGAGTGAACGCTCCACGGCGGCCGCGAGTGCTCTTCTGAGCGCTCGCGGCCGTTCCGCAAAGGTCCAAGGCCACCTCCAGAAGCCGGGGAGCACCCTGACCCTGGAGAACTCCGCCGACGCCATCGTCAAGCGCACGCTGCTCCCGGGCGGCATGCGGGTGATCACCGAGCAGGTGCCGGGCGTGCGCAGCGCGTCGGTGGGCATCTGGGTGCAGGTCGGGTCGCGCGACGAGCCCAACGCCGTCGCCGGTGCCGCGCACTACCTCGAACACCTGCTGTTCAAGGGAACCGCGAAGCGCACCGCGGCGCAGATCGCCGAGGAGATCGACGCCGTCGGCGGCGAACTCAACGCGTTCACCGCCAAGGAGCACACCTGCTACTACGCGCACGTCCTCGACGAGGACTTGCCGCTGGCCATGGACCTGGTCTCCGACGTCGTGTTCGACGCCCTGTGCGCCGAGTCCGATGTGGAGACCGAACGCAACGTCGTCCTCGAAGAGATCGCCATGCGCGACGACGACCCGGAAGACCTGCTGCACGACGCGTTCTGCAGCGCCCTGCTGGCCGACCACCCGCTGGGTCGGCCGGTGCTGGGCACCGAGCAGTCGATCACCGATATGTCTCGCAGCGCGTTGAACGGCTTCTACCGCCGCCGCTACACGATGCCGAAGATGGTGCTCGCGGTCGCGGGCAACGTCTCGCACACGCACGTGCTCTCGTTGGTGCGCAAAGGTTTGCGCAACCGCCTGACCGGCGACAAGGCTCCGGTCGCGCCCCGCGCGGGCCGTGCCCGGCTGTCGAGCGCGCCGCGGCTGGTGCTGCACACCGACGACACCGAGCAGGCGCACCTGATGCTCGGCGTCCGCGCGCTCGACCGCCACGACGACCGCCGCTTCACGCTGAGCGTGCTCAACGCCGCGCTCGGCGGCGGCATGAGTTCCCGGCTGTTCCAAGAGGTTCGCGAACGCCGCGGGCTCGCGTATCAGGTGTATTCGTCGGTCGCGTCCTACGCCGACACCGGCCACCTGTCGGTCTACGCGGGCTGCCAGCCCGACCGTCTCGGCCAGGTCGCGGGCGTGGTCCGCGACGTGCTGGGCCAGGTCGCGCGCGACGGCTTCACCGACGCCGAGGTCGCCCGCGGCAAGGGCCAGTTGCGCGGCGGGATGGTGCTGGGTCTGGAGGATGTCAGCTCGCGCATGTCGCGCATCGGCAAGAGTGAGCTGGCCTACGCCGACTACCTGTCGGTCGAGCAGACCCTCGAACGCATCGCCGCGGTGACCGTCGAGGACGTGGCGAAGCTCGCCCGCGAACTGCTGGCCCGGCCGCTCGCCGCCGCGGTGGTCGGCCCCTACGCTCACACCGACGATGTCCCGGTCGAACTGCACGAGGTGACCAAGTGA
- a CDS encoding polyribonucleotide nucleotidyltransferase: MTDNTVHESTAVIDNGKFGTRTIRFETGRLARQAAGSVVAYLDEETMLLSATTASKHPKEHFDFFPLTVDVEERMYAVGRIPGAFFRREGRPSTDAVLTCRLIDRPLRPSFVDGLRNEIQVVITVQSLNPQDLYDVVAINAASASTQLAGLPFSGPIGGVRVALIEGQWVAFPTYEQLEKAVFDMVVAGRVVNNDVAIMMVEAEATDNVIDLIEAGAPAPTEEVVAQGLEAAKPFIKVLCDAQAELAGNAAKATGEFPTYPAYQPDAYDAVAAAVSDQLAEALTIAGKQDRENRIDEVKALCLETVGAQAAFEGRDKEIGAAFRSLNKKLVRQRILRDKVRIDGRGLTDIRDLSAEVALIPRAHGSALFERGETQILGVTTLNMLRLEQQIDSLSPETHKRYMHHYNFPPFSTGETGRVGSPKRREIGHGALAERALMPVLPKRDEFPYAIRQVSEALSSNGSTSMGSVCASTMSLLNAGVPLKAPVSGIAMGLVSDEVDGETRYVALTDILGAEDAFGDMDFKVAGTKTFVTALQLDTKLDGIPSEVLAQALEQAKDARYTILEVMAEAIDGPDEMSPYSPRVTSVKIPVDKIGEVIGPKGKMINSITEQTGADISIEDDGTIYVGAADGPSAEAAIGLINAIANPQLPKVGERFLGTVVKTAAFGAFVSLLPGKDGLVHISKLGNGKRINKVEDVVKVGDKLRVEIADIDQRGKISLVVVEDAEAAPAADAPVEAPETVEAAPAQ; encoded by the coding sequence ATGACTGACAACACCGTGCACGAGTCGACAGCCGTCATCGATAACGGCAAGTTCGGCACGCGCACCATCCGATTCGAGACGGGCCGCCTGGCCCGCCAGGCCGCGGGCAGCGTCGTGGCCTACCTCGATGAGGAGACCATGCTGCTGTCGGCGACGACGGCGTCGAAGCACCCCAAGGAGCACTTCGACTTCTTCCCGCTGACCGTGGACGTCGAGGAGCGCATGTACGCCGTGGGTCGCATCCCCGGCGCGTTCTTCCGCCGCGAGGGCCGCCCGTCCACCGACGCGGTCCTGACCTGCCGCCTCATCGACCGCCCGCTGCGCCCGTCGTTCGTCGACGGCCTGCGCAACGAGATCCAGGTCGTCATCACGGTCCAGTCGCTCAACCCGCAGGACCTCTACGACGTCGTGGCGATCAACGCCGCGTCGGCGTCCACCCAGCTCGCCGGGCTGCCCTTCTCGGGCCCCATCGGCGGTGTCCGGGTCGCGCTCATCGAAGGCCAGTGGGTCGCGTTCCCGACCTACGAGCAGCTTGAGAAGGCCGTCTTCGACATGGTCGTCGCCGGTCGCGTCGTGAACAACGACGTCGCGATCATGATGGTCGAGGCCGAGGCCACCGACAACGTGATCGACCTGATCGAGGCCGGTGCCCCGGCGCCGACCGAAGAGGTCGTGGCGCAGGGCCTTGAGGCCGCCAAGCCGTTCATCAAGGTGCTGTGCGACGCGCAGGCCGAGCTCGCGGGCAACGCCGCCAAGGCGACCGGCGAGTTCCCGACCTACCCGGCCTACCAGCCCGACGCGTACGACGCGGTCGCGGCCGCCGTCTCCGACCAGCTGGCCGAGGCGCTGACCATCGCGGGCAAGCAGGACCGCGAGAACCGCATCGACGAGGTCAAGGCCCTGTGCCTGGAGACCGTCGGCGCCCAGGCGGCGTTCGAGGGTCGCGACAAGGAGATCGGCGCGGCGTTCCGCTCGCTGAACAAGAAGCTCGTCCGCCAGCGCATCCTGCGCGACAAGGTCCGCATCGACGGTCGCGGTCTGACCGACATCCGCGACCTGTCCGCCGAGGTCGCGCTGATCCCGCGGGCGCACGGCTCGGCACTGTTCGAGCGCGGCGAGACCCAGATCCTGGGTGTCACCACGCTGAACATGCTTCGCCTGGAGCAGCAGATCGACTCGCTGTCCCCGGAGACGCACAAGCGCTACATGCACCACTACAACTTCCCGCCGTTCTCCACCGGCGAGACCGGCCGCGTCGGCTCGCCGAAGCGGCGCGAGATCGGCCACGGCGCGCTGGCCGAGCGGGCCCTCATGCCCGTTCTCCCCAAGCGCGACGAGTTCCCGTACGCCATCCGCCAGGTCTCCGAGGCGCTGAGCTCCAACGGCTCGACCTCGATGGGCTCGGTCTGCGCGTCGACCATGTCGCTGCTCAACGCCGGTGTGCCGCTCAAGGCGCCGGTCTCGGGTATCGCCATGGGCCTGGTGTCCGACGAGGTCGACGGTGAGACGCGCTACGTCGCGCTGACCGACATCCTCGGCGCCGAGGACGCCTTCGGCGACATGGACTTCAAGGTCGCGGGCACCAAGACCTTCGTCACCGCCCTGCAGCTGGACACCAAGCTCGACGGCATCCCGTCGGAGGTCCTGGCCCAGGCGCTGGAGCAGGCCAAGGACGCCCGGTACACGATCCTCGAGGTCATGGCCGAGGCGATCGACGGTCCGGACGAGATGTCCCCGTACAGCCCGCGCGTGACCAGCGTGAAGATCCCGGTGGACAAGATCGGTGAGGTCATCGGCCCGAAGGGCAAGATGATCAACTCGATCACCGAGCAGACCGGCGCCGACATCTCCATCGAGGATGACGGCACGATCTATGTCGGTGCCGCGGACGGTCCGTCCGCCGAGGCCGCCATCGGCCTCATCAACGCCATCGCGAACCCGCAGCTCCCCAAGGTCGGCGAGCGCTTCCTGGGCACGGTCGTCAAGACCGCCGCCTTCGGCGCCTTCGTCTCCCTGCTGCCGGGCAAGGACGGCTTGGTCCACATCTCCAAGCTGGGCAACGGCAAGCGCATCAACAAGGTGGAGGATGTCGTCAAGGTCGGCGACAAGCTCCGCGTCGAGATCGCCGACATCGACCAGCGCGGCAAGATCAGCCTGGTTGTCGTCGAAGACGCCGAAGCCGCTCCGGCCGCTGACGCGCCGGTCGAGGCTCCCGAGACGGTTGAGGCGGCTCCTGCCCAGTGA
- the rpsO gene encoding 30S ribosomal protein S15, whose translation MALSTEQKKTILSEYGVHDSDTGSPEAQIALLTKRIKDLTEHLKMHKHDHHSRRGLLLLVGRRRRLLNYLTKVDIERYRALISRLGLRR comes from the coding sequence GTGGCTCTGTCCACCGAACAGAAGAAGACGATCCTTTCCGAGTACGGCGTGCACGACTCGGACACCGGATCCCCCGAGGCCCAGATCGCGCTGCTCACCAAGCGCATCAAGGACCTCACCGAGCACCTGAAGATGCACAAGCACGACCACCACTCGCGTCGTGGCCTGCTGCTTCTTGTCGGCCGTCGCCGCCGGCTGCTCAACTACCTGACCAAGGTCGACATCGAGCGCTACCGTGCGCTGATCTCGCGCCTCGGCCTGCGTCGATAG
- a CDS encoding 2'-5' RNA ligase family protein yields MRLFSAFPLPDEVADHLADHLPKMPGRPTARHTWHITVVYYGESTPPLIPATLRAPRLRLTGSGSFPGVAWVGVETTPELHAIVKAAGGDPEDYIPHVTLARWPKRHRASFEADYTGPEWIPTELVLYRSDPGPVYTPIHQVGLLHAE; encoded by the coding sequence ATGAGGCTGTTCTCCGCGTTTCCCCTGCCCGACGAGGTCGCCGACCACCTGGCCGACCACCTCCCCAAGATGCCCGGACGCCCGACGGCCCGGCACACCTGGCACATCACCGTCGTCTACTACGGCGAGAGCACCCCGCCGTTAATTCCCGCGACACTCCGAGCCCCACGCCTTAGGCTGACCGGGTCGGGATCGTTTCCCGGAGTCGCCTGGGTCGGTGTCGAAACCACACCCGAGCTGCACGCGATTGTGAAAGCCGCGGGCGGTGACCCCGAGGACTACATCCCGCACGTGACTCTCGCCCGCTGGCCGAAACGCCACCGGGCGAGCTTCGAGGCCGACTACACCGGACCCGAGTGGATCCCGACCGAACTCGTCCTCTACCGCAGCGACCCAGGGCCGGTGTACACGCCGATCCACCAGGTCGGACTGCTCCACGCGGAGTAG
- a CDS encoding helix-turn-helix transcriptional regulator — protein MEDHKIVQRNIALQREWYGEPLGDRVRRLVVAFDVSQASLADVLGISAPMLSQVMSGRRAKIGNPAVLARLIMLERKILTPDVASGRREALQAALDDVRSSKPAVTRDNLPVDVGRSAIMALRRLIPANDLTEAAATLDGRFPELADLLRRAGKRV, from the coding sequence GTGGAGGACCACAAGATCGTCCAGCGCAACATCGCGTTGCAGCGGGAGTGGTACGGGGAACCGTTGGGCGATCGGGTGCGCAGGCTGGTAGTCGCTTTCGATGTCTCGCAGGCCAGTCTCGCCGACGTGCTCGGCATCAGTGCCCCCATGCTCAGCCAGGTCATGAGCGGCCGCCGGGCCAAGATCGGCAACCCGGCCGTCCTCGCCCGCCTGATCATGCTCGAACGCAAGATCCTCACCCCCGACGTCGCCTCCGGGCGGCGGGAGGCGTTACAGGCGGCGCTGGACGACGTCCGGTCCTCGAAACCGGCCGTGACCAGGGACAACCTGCCCGTCGACGTGGGTCGCAGCGCGATCATGGCGCTGCGCAGGCTCATCCCGGCCAACGACCTGACCGAGGCCGCCGCCACCCTCGACGGCCGCTTCCCCGAACTCGCCGACCTGTTGCGTCGCGCGGGCAAGCGGGTATGA
- a CDS encoding bifunctional riboflavin kinase/FAD synthetase codes for MQRWRGLEDLPSGWGRCVATIGVFDGVHRGHQELIKRAVQIAADRKVPSVLLTFDPHPSEVVRPGSHPAQLTTLRRKAELVESLGVDAFCVLPFTPELSKVTADEFVHEVLVERLHIAAVVVGENFTFGNRALGNVELLTKLGHRFGFSTEGAKLVTADSSGEITFSSTYIRACIDAGDAQAAQAALGRPHRLEGIIVRGDGRGHELGFPTANLSTPRFAAVPADGVYACQFTLLNNLKRGPLTAAVSVGTNPTFSGRERRVEAFVLDVDEDFYGQRVAIDFIERLRAMEKFPSSEALVEEMHKDVARTRALLNGE; via the coding sequence GTGCAGCGATGGCGCGGGCTTGAGGATCTTCCGAGCGGTTGGGGTCGTTGTGTGGCCACCATCGGGGTGTTCGATGGAGTCCACCGGGGGCATCAGGAGCTGATCAAACGGGCGGTCCAGATAGCCGCCGACCGCAAGGTCCCCAGCGTGCTGCTCACCTTCGACCCGCACCCGTCCGAGGTGGTCCGGCCCGGCAGCCACCCCGCCCAGCTCACCACCCTCCGCCGTAAGGCCGAGTTGGTCGAGAGCCTCGGCGTCGACGCCTTCTGTGTTCTGCCCTTCACCCCCGAGCTCTCCAAGGTCACCGCCGACGAGTTCGTTCACGAGGTCCTCGTCGAACGCCTGCACATCGCCGCCGTCGTGGTGGGGGAGAACTTCACGTTCGGTAATCGGGCGCTGGGCAACGTCGAGTTGCTGACCAAGCTCGGGCATCGGTTCGGCTTCTCCACCGAGGGCGCCAAGTTGGTCACCGCCGATTCCTCTGGCGAGATCACCTTCTCCTCGACCTACATCCGCGCCTGTATCGACGCTGGTGACGCCCAGGCGGCGCAGGCCGCGCTCGGGCGGCCGCACCGGCTCGAAGGCATCATCGTCCGGGGGGACGGGCGGGGCCACGAACTTGGCTTCCCGACCGCCAACCTGTCGACACCCCGCTTCGCCGCCGTGCCGGCCGATGGGGTCTACGCCTGCCAGTTCACCCTGCTCAACAACCTCAAGCGAGGCCCGCTCACCGCCGCCGTCAGCGTCGGGACGAACCCCACCTTCTCCGGCCGCGAGCGCCGCGTGGAAGCCTTTGTCCTCGACGTCGATGAGGACTTCTACGGGCAGCGGGTCGCCATCGACTTCATCGAGCGGCTGCGGGCGATGGAGAAGTTCCCGTCGAGCGAGGCGCTGGTCGAGGAGATGCACAAAGATGTCGCTCGCACTCGGGCGCTGTTGAACGGCGAGTAG
- the truB gene encoding tRNA pseudouridine(55) synthase TruB, with protein sequence MGFPVVSKASTRPTVAPGLLVVDKEPGMTSHDVVARVRRIIGTRKVGHAGTLDPMATGVLVLGIERATKLLGHLALDRKVYLATIRLGASTTTDDAEGEVVASTDPSSVTDAAIAAGIAALTGPIEQVPSSVSAVKIDGKRAYARVRAGEDVQIPARPVTVYRFDLLGTQQSSSSIDLDVMVDCSSGTYVRALARDLGAALGVGGHLAALRRTRVGPFDLRLARTLAQLEEDATLSLDMDGAVAAAFPRRDLGKAEAIALSHGRKLPAAGISGTYGIFDPAGKAIALGVDEGSTAKALLVLDVP encoded by the coding sequence ATAGGATTCCCGGTCGTGTCCAAAGCCAGTACGCGTCCCACCGTCGCCCCCGGACTCCTCGTCGTGGACAAGGAACCCGGCATGACCTCGCACGATGTCGTCGCGAGAGTCCGCAGGATCATTGGCACCCGCAAGGTCGGCCACGCCGGAACCCTCGACCCGATGGCCACCGGCGTCCTCGTCCTCGGCATCGAGCGCGCGACGAAACTCCTCGGCCACCTGGCCCTGGACCGCAAGGTCTACCTGGCCACCATCCGCCTCGGCGCCTCGACCACCACCGACGACGCCGAGGGCGAGGTGGTCGCCTCGACCGACCCCTCCTCGGTCACCGATGCGGCGATCGCGGCGGGGATCGCCGCGCTGACGGGCCCGATCGAACAGGTCCCCAGTTCGGTGAGCGCGGTGAAGATCGACGGGAAGCGGGCCTACGCACGGGTGCGGGCGGGGGAGGACGTCCAGATCCCGGCGCGGCCGGTCACGGTGTACCGGTTCGACCTGCTCGGGACCCAGCAGTCTTCGTCGTCGATCGACTTGGACGTGATGGTGGATTGCTCGTCGGGGACCTACGTGCGGGCGCTGGCCCGTGACCTGGGCGCCGCCCTGGGCGTCGGCGGCCACCTCGCGGCGCTTCGGCGGACTCGGGTGGGCCCGTTCGACCTGCGGCTCGCGCGGACACTGGCGCAACTGGAGGAAGACGCGACGCTGTCGTTGGATATGGATGGCGCGGTGGCGGCGGCTTTTCCTCGGCGTGACCTGGGGAAGGCTGAGGCGATCGCGCTTTCGCACGGGCGGAAGCTGCCTGCGGCGGGGATCTCGGGGACGTACGGGATCTTCGACCCGGCGGGCAAGGCGATCGCGCTGGGTGTCGATGAGGGCAGCACGGCGAAGGCGCTGCTGGTTCTGGACGTGCCTTAG
- a CDS encoding nitrate/nitrite transporter has translation MPATKRRALVIWAAAVAVYLLAVFNRTSLGVAGLQAAERFHVGPAALGVFTVLQVGVYAAMQIPTGLLVDRFGPRRVLVAAALAMGVGQLLFALAPTYSIAVIARGVLGFGDAMTFVSVLRLVAAHFSSRRYASIASLTAAVGSIGNLAATVPLTLLLSHAGWVATFAVTGSVTMVYAVVVGLRVRDTPEGAPAHRSDATTVRALLAQVRDAWRTPGTRLGFWVHFSTMFAPAVLGLLWGFPYLVSAQGMSESAAGAVLSLLVVVGGVTGPIVGETISRKPEWRVPMVAAFLALSIGVWAVLLGWPGGVVPVPLVIVAFSFVSLGGPLSGVGFAIARDYNPLFRVGTASGVVNVGGFAAITVTTLGIGLLLGGDAAAADANSFRVAFTTIAAMLLLGAWRTGVWWRRARALVLVAGARGEEVPVQIRRRSWDIPAHAGSVAS, from the coding sequence GTGCCTGCCACCAAGCGCCGAGCGCTGGTGATCTGGGCAGCCGCGGTGGCGGTCTACCTGTTGGCGGTGTTCAACCGCACGTCCCTCGGCGTGGCCGGACTCCAGGCCGCTGAGCGGTTCCATGTGGGCCCCGCCGCGCTCGGGGTGTTCACCGTCCTGCAGGTGGGCGTGTACGCCGCGATGCAGATCCCCACCGGCCTGCTGGTCGACCGATTCGGGCCCCGGCGCGTGCTCGTCGCCGCCGCGCTCGCCATGGGTGTCGGCCAGCTGCTGTTCGCCCTTGCCCCCACCTATTCGATCGCCGTCATCGCCCGGGGCGTCCTCGGTTTCGGTGACGCGATGACCTTCGTCAGCGTCCTGCGGCTCGTCGCCGCGCACTTCTCGTCGCGCCGCTACGCCTCGATCGCCTCGCTCACCGCGGCCGTCGGGTCGATCGGCAACCTCGCGGCCACCGTGCCGCTGACGCTGCTGCTGTCGCACGCGGGCTGGGTCGCGACGTTCGCGGTCACCGGCTCGGTCACGATGGTCTACGCCGTCGTGGTCGGCCTGCGCGTGCGCGACACCCCCGAAGGTGCCCCCGCGCACCGCTCCGACGCGACCACCGTGCGCGCCCTACTCGCCCAAGTCCGCGACGCGTGGCGCACGCCGGGCACGCGGCTGGGGTTCTGGGTGCACTTCTCGACGATGTTCGCCCCTGCGGTGCTTGGCCTGCTCTGGGGTTTCCCGTACCTGGTCAGCGCCCAGGGCATGTCCGAGTCGGCGGCGGGCGCGGTGCTGAGCCTGCTTGTCGTCGTCGGTGGCGTCACCGGGCCGATCGTCGGGGAGACAATCAGCCGCAAGCCCGAGTGGCGCGTGCCGATGGTCGCGGCCTTCCTGGCCCTGTCGATCGGTGTTTGGGCGGTGCTGCTCGGCTGGCCGGGCGGCGTGGTCCCGGTGCCGCTGGTGATCGTCGCGTTCTCGTTCGTCTCGCTTGGCGGCCCGCTGTCCGGGGTCGGGTTCGCCATCGCCCGCGACTACAACCCGCTGTTCCGGGTCGGCACGGCCAGCGGCGTGGTCAACGTCGGTGGATTCGCCGCCATCACCGTCACCACCCTCGGCATCGGCCTGCTCCTGGGCGGCGACGCCGCGGCGGCCGACGCCAACAGCTTCCGCGTCGCCTTCACCACCATCGCCGCCATGCTCCTGCTCGGCGCCTGGCGAACCGGAGTTTGGTGGCGGCGCGCACGGGCACTGGTTTTGGTCGCGGGCGCACGTGGCGAAGAGGTGCCAGTGCAGATCCGGCGGCGGTCATGGGACATCCCGGCGCACGCGGGATCGGTCGCGTCATAG